Proteins encoded within one genomic window of Polynucleobacter duraquae:
- a CDS encoding class I SAM-dependent methyltransferase, with product MTQSIRWLQDEIATRMLQKLDIVKLEPKDILLIPDFTGVHSSFLTKRFPGIRFHSAPEGELSGFNLFKLRAARFWNSRMKSASMVSLNDYKKTGHLKLPSNSVDLVVSILLIQDLADPKHFLQECRRVLKEGGLLSFSYLGPDTAKELRSEHLAQQLPIQNLASPWDMHDMGDALLSERFSDPVMDMEFLGLDYDSDKVLLSDARALNLICSDYQNSIPATHLPQKLTLEVIYGHAWALGKNLAKVQDDVAYIDLNQIGRKTRNDSA from the coding sequence ATGACCCAATCAATCAGATGGCTTCAGGATGAAATTGCAACGCGCATGTTGCAAAAATTAGACATCGTGAAATTAGAACCAAAAGACATTTTGCTGATTCCAGATTTTACTGGAGTACATAGTTCTTTTCTGACAAAACGCTTTCCAGGAATTCGTTTTCACAGTGCGCCCGAAGGTGAGCTATCGGGTTTTAATTTATTTAAATTGAGGGCAGCTCGTTTTTGGAATTCAAGAATGAAGTCGGCATCTATGGTTTCTCTCAATGATTACAAGAAAACAGGCCACCTTAAGCTTCCTAGTAATTCTGTAGATTTAGTGGTGAGCATTCTCTTAATTCAGGATTTAGCTGACCCCAAGCATTTTTTGCAGGAGTGCCGGCGAGTACTCAAGGAAGGTGGATTACTAAGCTTTAGCTATCTGGGCCCAGATACTGCAAAAGAGCTCAGATCAGAGCACTTGGCACAACAATTGCCCATTCAAAATTTGGCTAGCCCTTGGGACATGCACGATATGGGGGATGCCCTACTCAGTGAGCGTTTTTCTGACCCCGTAATGGATATGGAGTTTTTGGGTTTAGATTACGACTCTGACAAGGTCCTACTGTCAGACGCAAGGGCTCTCAATTTAATTTGTTCTGACTATCAAAACAGCATCCCAGCTACTCATTTGCCTCAAAAACTGACTTTAGAGGTGATTTATGGGCATGCCTGGGCTTTGGGTAAGAACCTCGCTAAGGTGCAAGATGATGTCGCTTATATTGATTTAAATCAAATAGGGCGCAAGACTAGGAATGATTCTGCTTAA
- a CDS encoding ComF family protein — protein sequence MTRSLNNFEADYLLPVPLSPEKLCSRGFNQSWELARRIDCGKNIHKNPHILRRYHHTQHQAKENRANRQMAIRDMFYINPQFQGQLESASVIVFDDVMTSGATLNEIARVLKDNGVSRVTNWVLLRTLYPASRM from the coding sequence ATGACTCGAAGCTTAAATAATTTTGAAGCAGACTATTTACTACCAGTGCCGCTGAGTCCAGAAAAATTGTGTTCTCGCGGCTTTAATCAAAGCTGGGAATTAGCCAGACGGATTGATTGCGGTAAAAATATCCATAAGAACCCACACATCTTAAGACGCTATCACCATACCCAGCATCAGGCCAAAGAGAATCGTGCAAATCGTCAAATGGCTATTCGAGACATGTTCTATATCAACCCCCAATTTCAAGGCCAACTAGAATCCGCAAGCGTAATTGTGTTTGACGATGTCATGACTAGTGGTGCAACCTTAAATGAAATCGCTCGCGTATTGAAGGACAATGGGGTATCTCGTGTTACCAATTGGGTTCTTTTACGAACGTTGTACCCAGCCTCAAGAATGTAA
- the secB gene encoding protein-export chaperone SecB gives MTEQTTSAPDAADNSKEPGFRIQRIYLKDLSLEQPNAPQILLVAAEPQIEVEIDVAVTRLSDEIFEVALIATVTAKVESKVLFLVEAKQAGVFEFSNIPAEQIDPMLGIACPTILYPYLRSNIADIISRAGFQPIHLNEINFHGMYEHRLMQATQAAATEGASADESKIILPH, from the coding sequence ATGACCGAACAAACTACTTCCGCTCCAGATGCAGCCGATAATTCAAAAGAACCTGGTTTTCGTATTCAACGGATCTATCTCAAGGACTTATCTTTAGAACAACCAAACGCCCCCCAAATTTTATTGGTTGCGGCAGAGCCTCAAATTGAGGTTGAGATTGATGTTGCAGTTACTCGCTTAAGTGATGAAATTTTTGAGGTTGCTTTAATTGCAACAGTAACCGCTAAGGTGGAGAGTAAAGTGCTCTTCTTGGTTGAAGCAAAACAAGCGGGTGTTTTTGAATTTAGTAATATTCCTGCAGAGCAAATTGATCCAATGTTGGGTATTGCTTGCCCAACAATTTTGTATCCTTATCTGCGCTCAAATATTGCTGACATTATTAGCCGCGCTGGTTTCCAGCCAATTCATTTGAACGAGATTAACTTCCACGGCATGTATGAACATCGTCTAATGCAGGCTACGCAAGCGGCTGCAACGGAAGGCGCCTCTGCCGATGAAAGCAAAATCATTCTTCCTCACTAA
- the gpmA gene encoding 2,3-diphosphoglycerate-dependent phosphoglycerate mutase, translating to MKQLVLIRHGESAWNLENRFTGWADVDLTPKGTEQALAAGENLRKAGYEFDVAYTSVLRRAIRTLWHVQDTMDLMWLPVVHSWRLNERHYGALTGLNKAETAQQYGDAQVYIWRRSYDVRPPLLEKGDKRNPQNDPRYTKLNDSDIPLGECLKDNVERVLPLWNESIAPALKAGKRVLLVAHGNSIRSLIKYLDQVSDTDIMEINVPNGIPLVYELDDNLKPIQHFYLD from the coding sequence ATGAAACAACTTGTCCTTATTCGTCATGGCGAATCCGCCTGGAACCTTGAAAACCGCTTTACCGGCTGGGCGGACGTTGACTTAACCCCCAAGGGCACTGAACAGGCCCTTGCTGCAGGTGAAAACCTCCGTAAAGCTGGCTATGAATTTGATGTGGCGTACACCTCAGTACTCAGAAGAGCCATTCGTACCCTATGGCATGTTCAAGACACTATGGACCTCATGTGGTTACCAGTGGTGCATAGCTGGAGACTGAACGAGCGTCACTATGGCGCACTCACAGGACTAAATAAAGCGGAAACTGCCCAACAGTACGGAGATGCACAAGTTTATATTTGGCGCCGCTCCTACGATGTACGCCCACCGCTCCTAGAAAAAGGTGATAAGCGTAATCCGCAAAATGATCCACGTTATACAAAACTCAATGATTCTGATATTCCCTTGGGGGAGTGCCTTAAGGACAATGTCGAGCGTGTATTACCCCTTTGGAATGAATCGATCGCTCCCGCCCTCAAAGCAGGTAAGCGCGTATTGCTCGTCGCACACGGTAATAGCATTCGCTCTTTAATTAAGTATCTCGACCAGGTTTCCGATACAGATATTATGGAAATCAATGTCCCCAATGGCATCCCGCTGGTTTATGAGCTCGATGACAATCTCAAACCTATTCAGCATTTTTATTTGGATTAA
- a CDS encoding cytochrome oxidase small assembly protein: protein MLQESKVAAHKSQSASNRRLGFILLTVVLVFFLGILIKRGLLG from the coding sequence ATGCTGCAGGAATCTAAAGTAGCCGCACACAAATCCCAATCTGCCAGTAATCGCAGATTGGGCTTCATTCTTTTGACGGTTGTTCTAGTATTCTTTCTGGGCATCCTGATTAAACGGGGCTTATTGGGTTAA
- the ctaD gene encoding cytochrome c oxidase subunit I, which yields MSTISTTHDHAHDHAHDDHTPHGWRRWLFATNHKDIGTMYLIFSFISLLAGGVMALGIRLELFQPGLQFLRPEFFNQLTTMHGLVMVFGAIMPAFVGFANWMIPVQIGASDMAFARMNNLSFWILPVAACLLFGSFLAPGGAPAGGWTLYAPLTSQMGPGLDMAIFALHLLGASSIMGSINIIVTILNMRAPGLTLMKMPMFCWTWLITAYLLIAVMPVLAGAITMVLTDRHFGTSFFNAAGGGDPVMFQHIFWFFGHPEVYIMILPAFGIVSEIIPAFSRKTLFGYSSMVYATASIAILSFIVWAHHMFATGMPVTGQLFFMYATMLIAVPTGVKIFNWVATMWKGSMTFETPMLWSVGFIFVFTMGGFTGLILALAPIDIGLQDTYYVVAHFHYVLVAGSLFAMFAGFYYWCPKWTGYMANEARGKIHFWTSMIFFNITFFPMHFLGLAGMPRRYADYPTQFADFNTIASIGALGFGLSQVYFLLFVVLPAYNGKGEKASMKAWEGAKGLEWTVPSPAPHHTFETPPTAAELNAAGI from the coding sequence ATGAGCACCATTTCAACTACCCACGATCACGCACACGACCATGCGCATGATGACCATACGCCACATGGCTGGCGCCGTTGGTTGTTTGCAACTAACCATAAAGATATCGGTACGATGTACCTGATCTTCTCGTTTATCAGCTTGCTGGCTGGTGGTGTGATGGCTCTGGGTATTCGTTTGGAGTTGTTCCAGCCAGGTCTGCAGTTTTTGCGCCCAGAGTTTTTTAACCAGCTAACCACGATGCATGGTCTAGTAATGGTGTTCGGCGCCATCATGCCGGCCTTCGTTGGATTTGCGAACTGGATGATTCCTGTTCAAATCGGAGCATCTGATATGGCGTTCGCACGCATGAACAACCTTAGCTTTTGGATTCTGCCAGTGGCTGCTTGTTTATTGTTTGGTTCATTCTTAGCGCCTGGAGGTGCTCCTGCTGGCGGTTGGACTTTATATGCGCCACTGACATCACAGATGGGCCCAGGTTTAGATATGGCCATCTTTGCACTTCACTTGTTGGGCGCTTCTTCAATCATGGGCTCGATTAACATCATCGTGACCATCTTGAACATGCGCGCTCCTGGACTGACTTTGATGAAGATGCCTATGTTCTGCTGGACATGGTTGATCACTGCTTACTTGTTAATCGCTGTTATGCCAGTATTGGCAGGTGCGATTACTATGGTGTTGACAGATCGTCACTTTGGTACTTCTTTCTTTAACGCAGCTGGCGGTGGTGATCCAGTTATGTTCCAGCACATTTTTTGGTTCTTTGGTCATCCAGAGGTTTACATCATGATTCTTCCAGCTTTCGGAATCGTGAGTGAAATCATTCCGGCTTTCTCAAGAAAAACTTTGTTTGGTTATAGCTCCATGGTTTATGCAACTGCATCCATTGCAATCTTGTCATTCATCGTTTGGGCTCACCACATGTTTGCAACTGGTATGCCGGTAACTGGCCAGCTGTTCTTTATGTATGCCACGATGTTGATTGCAGTTCCAACAGGCGTCAAGATTTTCAACTGGGTTGCAACCATGTGGAAAGGTTCCATGACCTTTGAAACCCCGATGTTGTGGTCCGTTGGATTTATATTTGTATTTACTATGGGTGGTTTTACTGGATTGATCTTGGCGTTAGCGCCAATTGATATTGGCTTGCAAGACACGTATTACGTGGTTGCCCACTTTCACTATGTCTTAGTAGCCGGTTCTTTGTTTGCAATGTTCGCTGGTTTCTATTACTGGTGTCCAAAGTGGACCGGCTATATGGCTAATGAAGCTCGCGGCAAGATCCACTTCTGGACTTCCATGATTTTCTTTAACATCACTTTCTTCCCAATGCACTTCCTGGGCTTGGCGGGTATGCCACGTCGTTATGCTGACTACCCAACCCAGTTTGCTGACTTTAATACGATTGCATCTATTGGTGCACTCGGATTTGGTTTGTCTCAGGTTTACTTCTTGCTGTTTGTTGTGTTGCCGGCCTATAACGGCAAAGGTGAAAAAGCTTCAATGAAGGCTTGGGAGGGAGCTAAAGGTTTGGAGTGGACAGTACCCTCACCAGCGCCACACCACACATTTGAAACACCACCAACTGCTGCAGAGTTAAATGCTGCAGGAATCTAA
- a CDS encoding rhodanese-like domain-containing protein, giving the protein MNFLTQIDNLALIALLLVTGSALFFPTLSTLISGKGLSPTEATIWINRRKAAVLDLRPASDFKIGHLPGSKHILAEQIPSGIDKLKLDRNNPIILVCQSGANARKLVPELNKLGFPEVAVLDGGVQAWQAAALPLVK; this is encoded by the coding sequence ATGAACTTTCTTACACAAATTGATAACTTAGCGCTAATTGCCCTCCTACTGGTTACGGGCTCAGCACTCTTCTTTCCTACATTATCTACGCTTATTAGCGGAAAAGGCTTATCTCCTACAGAAGCGACTATTTGGATAAACCGTCGCAAAGCAGCCGTTTTGGACTTGCGTCCTGCATCCGATTTTAAGATTGGTCATCTACCAGGATCAAAGCACATTTTGGCCGAGCAAATTCCATCTGGGATCGACAAGCTCAAACTAGATCGTAACAATCCCATTATTTTGGTCTGTCAGTCTGGTGCGAATGCTCGCAAGCTTGTCCCAGAGCTCAATAAGCTAGGGTTCCCAGAGGTTGCAGTCCTCGATGGCGGCGTTCAAGCTTGGCAAGCCGCAGCCTTGCCATTGGTTAAATAA
- the coxB gene encoding cytochrome c oxidase subunit II — MQGGPAVNQLNFTAPATKIMAEIHWLHWMMLIICALIFVGVFGVMFYSILKHRKSLGAKSASFHESTIVEIIWTVIPLLIVIGMALPATKTVVAMKDTTNSDITIKTTGYQWKWGYDYIKGEGEGINFLSTLSTSREAVNNLAPKSNTYLMEVDNEMVVPVGKKIRIITTANDVIHAWAVPAFGVKQDAIPGFVRDTWFRAETIGTYRGQCSELCGAQHAFMPIVVRVVSQEDYTKWVDEKKKEMGSASDDPTKVYTMDDQKDRGAKVYAANCAACHQPNGKGAGAFPALDGSKMVLGPKAAQYDILINGKGAMPKWAGVISDGDIAAVMTYTRNAWGNKTGDVIQTQDIVSARAGK, encoded by the coding sequence ATGCAGGGTGGTCCAGCTGTAAACCAGCTCAATTTTACTGCCCCAGCCACAAAAATCATGGCAGAGATTCATTGGTTGCATTGGATGATGTTGATCATCTGCGCGCTTATTTTTGTTGGCGTATTTGGCGTGATGTTTTATTCCATTCTGAAGCACCGTAAATCTTTGGGTGCTAAATCCGCGTCATTTCACGAGAGCACTATTGTTGAGATTATTTGGACAGTGATCCCGCTATTGATTGTTATTGGCATGGCCTTGCCAGCAACCAAGACAGTTGTGGCAATGAAAGACACCACCAATTCAGACATCACCATTAAGACTACTGGTTATCAGTGGAAGTGGGGTTACGATTACATTAAGGGCGAGGGCGAGGGAATTAACTTCTTATCCACCTTATCCACTTCACGCGAGGCTGTTAATAATTTGGCACCAAAATCAAATACGTATTTGATGGAAGTGGACAACGAGATGGTTGTTCCGGTCGGTAAAAAGATTCGCATTATTACCACTGCAAATGATGTGATCCATGCTTGGGCAGTTCCAGCATTTGGCGTGAAGCAAGATGCAATCCCTGGTTTCGTTCGTGACACCTGGTTTCGTGCAGAAACAATCGGCACTTACCGTGGTCAATGCTCGGAGCTATGCGGCGCACAACATGCGTTTATGCCGATCGTAGTGAGAGTGGTTTCCCAAGAGGACTACACCAAATGGGTAGACGAGAAGAAAAAAGAAATGGGCTCGGCTTCTGATGATCCAACGAAGGTTTACACCATGGATGATCAAAAGGACCGTGGTGCCAAGGTTTACGCAGCTAATTGCGCAGCATGCCATCAGCCAAACGGCAAGGGCGCAGGCGCTTTCCCAGCGCTAGATGGCAGCAAAATGGTGCTTGGACCAAAGGCGGCTCAATATGACATCCTGATTAACGGCAAGGGTGCAATGCCAAAGTGGGCCGGAGTGATCTCTGATGGTGACATTGCCGCAGTAATGACCTATACCCGCAATGCATGGGGCAATAAAACGGGTGATGTAATTCAGACTCAAGATATTGTCTCTGCGCGTGCTGGCAAGTAA
- a CDS encoding NAD(P)H-dependent glycerol-3-phosphate dehydrogenase: protein MKVTLLGAGSWGTAMAAQAARYLQPGDVCLWSRRVEQIEGMQHSGVNTAYLPDVVLPKGLQLEVSFERAIERLSENDLLIIATPMSGLSETVAQVLRLAKHPLNIVWLCKGLEPSTTLLPHQVVEREDQLHSHGIRHSYGALSGPSFAQEVANGMPCALTVASQSNTLCDIVQGAFHHGNMRIYASDDLVGVELGGAIKNVLAIAAGIGDGLDLGLNARAAVLTRGLAEMMRLVKAAGGRPETCMGLTGVGDLILTATGDLSRNRRVGLALAAGKPLPEILGGLGHVAEGVLCASAVGNLAARLGVEMPITAMMGEVLSGKLSPHEAVKKLMGRDPKLEV from the coding sequence ATGAAAGTGACGCTGCTTGGAGCTGGCTCATGGGGTACGGCTATGGCAGCGCAAGCTGCACGATATCTTCAGCCGGGCGATGTTTGTCTTTGGTCTCGAAGAGTTGAGCAAATCGAAGGTATGCAGCACTCAGGTGTAAACACAGCCTATTTGCCTGATGTCGTCTTGCCTAAGGGTTTGCAATTGGAGGTGAGTTTTGAGCGGGCCATCGAACGCCTTTCTGAAAATGATCTTTTGATAATTGCTACCCCGATGTCCGGTTTATCAGAAACAGTGGCGCAGGTATTGCGCCTTGCAAAACATCCGCTCAATATTGTTTGGCTTTGCAAGGGTTTAGAGCCTAGCACTACCTTGTTGCCGCACCAAGTAGTGGAACGCGAAGATCAACTACACAGTCATGGCATACGTCATTCTTACGGCGCTCTATCAGGACCTAGTTTTGCGCAAGAAGTTGCTAATGGTATGCCTTGCGCATTAACTGTCGCTAGTCAATCCAATACCTTGTGTGACATTGTTCAAGGCGCCTTCCACCATGGCAATATGCGCATCTATGCCAGCGATGATTTAGTGGGTGTCGAATTAGGTGGCGCTATTAAAAACGTTTTAGCGATTGCAGCGGGTATTGGTGATGGCTTGGATCTTGGCTTAAATGCACGTGCTGCAGTATTAACTCGTGGCCTTGCAGAAATGATGCGTTTAGTAAAAGCGGCTGGCGGCAGACCAGAGACCTGTATGGGACTAACCGGTGTAGGCGATTTGATCTTGACGGCTACTGGCGATCTCTCTCGTAATCGTCGTGTTGGTTTAGCGCTTGCAGCAGGAAAACCGTTGCCTGAAATTTTGGGAGGCTTAGGACATGTTGCTGAGGGTGTCTTATGTGCTTCAGCTGTTGGTAATCTCGCTGCGCGTTTGGGTGTCGAGATGCCAATTACTGCCATGATGGGTGAAGTCTTATCTGGAAAGCTTTCACCACACGAAGCAGTGAAAAAACTGATGGGGCGCGACCCTAAGCTCGAAGTCTAA
- the trmL gene encoding tRNA (uridine(34)/cytosine(34)/5-carboxymethylaminomethyluridine(34)-2'-O)-methyltransferase TrmL — translation MFNIVLFEPEIPPNTGNIIRLCANTGAKLHLIEPLGFPMEDAKLRRAGLDYHEFAKVKVHQNWEQFLADEQPQPEHIFALTTKGSGKFHDGKYLPEDYFVFGSETKGITEEVRSSIPALNQMRLAMQDSSRSLNLSNTVAIVVYEAWRQNGLLGGS, via the coding sequence ATGTTTAATATCGTTTTATTCGAACCAGAAATTCCACCCAACACGGGCAATATTATTCGCCTGTGTGCAAATACGGGCGCAAAGCTTCATCTCATCGAGCCGCTTGGCTTTCCAATGGAAGATGCCAAACTGCGCAGGGCTGGTCTGGACTATCACGAGTTTGCTAAAGTAAAAGTTCATCAAAACTGGGAACAATTTTTGGCTGATGAACAACCTCAGCCGGAACATATTTTTGCCTTAACCACCAAGGGATCTGGCAAGTTTCATGATGGCAAATATTTACCCGAGGATTATTTTGTTTTTGGTTCAGAAACCAAAGGTATTACTGAAGAAGTGAGAAGTTCGATTCCAGCGCTCAATCAAATGCGCCTAGCAATGCAAGATAGCAGTCGTAGCTTAAATCTCTCGAATACAGTGGCGATCGTAGTTTATGAAGCTTGGCGCCAAAATGGATTGCTGGGCGGAAGTTAA
- the grxC gene encoding glutaredoxin 3, with the protein MPPVTMYSTQVCPYCVMAEKLLQKKGVANLEKILIDRDPAQREIMMTRTGRRTVPQIYIGETHVGGYDDLVALDRAGQLDPLLV; encoded by the coding sequence ATGCCACCAGTCACGATGTACAGCACTCAAGTTTGTCCGTATTGCGTTATGGCAGAGAAGCTTCTGCAAAAGAAGGGTGTTGCCAATTTAGAGAAGATTTTGATTGATCGGGATCCTGCACAGCGCGAGATCATGATGACCCGCACTGGTCGACGTACAGTGCCACAAATTTACATTGGTGAGACCCATGTTGGCGGTTATGACGACCTAGTTGCCTTGGATCGCGCTGGCCAACTTGATCCATTACTAGTTTAA